A stretch of Campylobacter showae DNA encodes these proteins:
- the pglE gene encoding UDP-N-acetylbacillosamine transaminase, with the protein MQRIFLSPPHMSGKEQEYINEVFKSNYIAPLGEYVNKFEASVSSYAGASDALALNSGTSAIHLALRVLGIGAGDAVLASTFTFMASVSPVLYQGATPVFVDSDESWNLSPELLKKAIANSPKKPKALVVTHLYGQAAKMKEICEICEQENIAVVEDAAEALGGFYNGKALGTFGRLGAYSFNGNKIITTSGGGMLVGERDLVEKARFYSTQAREPFLHYEHKDYGYNYRLSNVLGAIGTAQMEVLEQRVIKKREIFEKYKKELPELEFMPEIANSRGNRWLTTALFKEKGAHLRVIEALAKENIESRPLWKPMHMQPVFEGALAFADGTSEEMFARGICLPSGTAMGDEEFARVVKIVKENL; encoded by the coding sequence ATGCAAAGAATTTTCCTAAGCCCGCCACACATGAGCGGCAAAGAGCAAGAGTATATAAACGAGGTTTTTAAGAGCAACTATATCGCGCCGCTTGGCGAATATGTGAATAAATTTGAAGCGAGCGTCTCAAGCTACGCGGGAGCGTCCGATGCATTAGCGCTAAATTCCGGCACGTCGGCGATCCACCTGGCGCTAAGAGTGCTTGGTATCGGCGCGGGAGACGCGGTGCTAGCCTCTACGTTTACCTTCATGGCGTCCGTTAGCCCGGTACTTTATCAAGGCGCTACGCCCGTTTTCGTAGATAGCGACGAAAGCTGGAATCTAAGCCCAGAGCTACTAAAAAAGGCGATCGCAAATTCGCCTAAAAAGCCAAAAGCGCTCGTCGTCACGCACCTTTACGGCCAGGCCGCAAAGATGAAAGAGATCTGCGAGATTTGCGAACAAGAAAACATCGCCGTAGTCGAAGACGCGGCCGAGGCGCTGGGCGGCTTTTATAACGGCAAGGCTCTAGGCACGTTCGGACGACTTGGCGCATATAGCTTTAACGGCAACAAAATCATCACCACAAGCGGCGGCGGCATGCTAGTGGGCGAAAGAGATCTCGTGGAAAAGGCGAGATTTTACAGCACGCAAGCTAGGGAGCCCTTTTTACACTACGAGCACAAAGATTACGGCTACAACTACCGCCTGAGCAACGTCTTAGGCGCGATCGGAACGGCGCAGATGGAGGTGCTCGAGCAGCGCGTGATAAAAAAGCGCGAAATTTTTGAAAAATACAAAAAAGAGCTTCCCGAGCTTGAGTTTATGCCCGAGATAGCAAATTCTCGCGGCAACCGCTGGCTAACGACCGCGCTATTTAAAGAAAAAGGCGCGCATCTACGCGTGATAGAGGCGCTTGCTAAGGAAAATATAGAAAGCCGTCCGCTTTGGAAACCGATGCACATGCAGCCTGTGTTTGAGGGGGCTCTAGCGTTTGCGGACGGGACTAGCGAGGAGATGTTTGCGCGCGGTATCTGCCTGCCTAGCGGTACGGCGATGGGGGACGAGGAGTTCGCGCGAGTAGTAAAAATCGTAAAGGAAAATTTATAA
- the pglC gene encoding undecaprenyl phosphate N,N'-diacetylbacillosamine 1-phosphate transferase has product MYRVFFKRLLDICGAIFLIVLTLPIMAVVAVLIYFKVSRNVIFTQARPGLHAKIFKIYKFKTMSDERGADGELLSDEMRLSGIGKTIRSLSLDELPQLFNVLKGDMSFIGPRPLLVEYLPLYDAEQATRHDVRPGITGLAQVNGRNAISWAEKFKFDARYVRELSFALDVKIAILTVQKVLKRSGVSKEGMATTEKFNGRN; this is encoded by the coding sequence ATGTATAGGGTGTTTTTTAAGAGATTACTGGATATTTGCGGCGCGATTTTTTTGATCGTGCTAACGTTGCCGATCATGGCGGTCGTCGCGGTTTTGATATATTTTAAGGTTAGCCGTAACGTCATTTTTACGCAGGCGCGCCCGGGCTTACACGCTAAAATTTTTAAAATTTACAAATTTAAAACGATGAGCGACGAGCGCGGCGCGGACGGCGAGCTGCTGTCCGACGAGATGCGCCTAAGCGGCATCGGCAAGACTATCCGAAGCCTCAGCCTTGATGAGCTGCCGCAGCTTTTTAACGTGCTAAAGGGCGATATGAGCTTCATCGGGCCGCGTCCGCTTCTGGTCGAGTATCTGCCTCTTTACGACGCAGAGCAGGCGACCCGCCACGACGTGAGACCCGGCATCACGGGGCTAGCGCAGGTAAACGGTCGCAATGCGATCAGCTGGGCGGAGAAGTTTAAATTTGACGCGAGATACGTCCGCGAGCTTAGCTTTGCGCTGGATGTTAAAATCGCGATTTTAACGGTGCAAAAGGTGCTAAAGCGAAGCGGCGTGAGTAAAGAAGGTATGGCTACGACGGAGAAATTTAATGGCCGCAACTAA
- the pglA gene encoding N,N'-diacetylbacillosaminyl-diphospho-undecaprenol alpha-1,3-N-acetylgalactosaminyltransferase: MAKFGFLSHADMSIYFFRAPIMRELKRLGHEVFAIAPKGDYTDRLKSEFNCVTYELDRASLNPLTVLENSKKLAEILRGLNLDLLQTSAHKSNVFGTFAAKKAGIKRVINLVEGLGSFYIDNDLKTRLVRAAIETLYKKALNMSDGCVFVNEADPAYFLARGLITEEKIFKIKSVGVDTLKFDESSVSAANLGEDLRGKKIVLMIARAMWHKGVREFYEAAELLRGREDCAFVFAGEGFEGNKSTADEKFLKGGAVRYLGARDDVPQLLKASYLLALPSYKEGFPRTVLEAMSMSRAVVASDVAGCNEAVTNGFNGLLCEVKSSADLAAKIEILLNDENLAAQMGRNGRELAVREFDERAVARKYIEIYRKFIDV, translated from the coding sequence ATGGCTAAATTTGGATTTTTATCTCACGCCGATATGAGCATTTACTTCTTCCGCGCCCCGATCATGCGCGAGCTAAAGCGGCTCGGTCACGAGGTTTTTGCTATCGCGCCAAAGGGTGACTACACGGATAGGCTAAAAAGCGAATTTAACTGCGTGACGTACGAGCTTGACCGCGCGAGCTTAAACCCTTTAACCGTGCTTGAAAACTCAAAAAAACTAGCCGAGATTTTACGCGGACTAAATTTAGACCTACTGCAAACCTCGGCGCACAAGTCAAACGTGTTTGGCACTTTTGCGGCTAAAAAAGCAGGCATAAAGCGCGTGATAAATTTGGTCGAGGGGCTGGGTAGCTTTTATATCGATAACGACTTAAAAACCCGTCTAGTACGCGCTGCGATCGAGACGCTTTATAAAAAAGCGCTAAATATGAGCGACGGCTGCGTATTCGTAAACGAGGCCGATCCGGCGTATTTTCTAGCTCGCGGACTGATTACCGAAGAGAAAATTTTTAAGATAAAAAGCGTGGGCGTGGATACGCTCAAATTTGACGAAAGCAGCGTGTCGGCCGCAAATTTAGGCGAGGATCTGCGCGGTAAAAAGATCGTGCTGATGATAGCGCGCGCGATGTGGCACAAGGGCGTGCGCGAGTTTTACGAGGCGGCAGAGCTTTTACGCGGGCGCGAGGACTGCGCGTTCGTCTTTGCGGGCGAAGGGTTTGAGGGCAACAAAAGCACGGCCGACGAGAAGTTTCTAAAAGGCGGCGCCGTGCGATATCTGGGCGCTAGAGACGACGTGCCGCAGCTTTTAAAGGCTAGCTATCTACTTGCGCTTCCAAGCTACAAAGAGGGCTTTCCTCGCACGGTTTTAGAGGCGATGAGTATGAGCCGCGCGGTCGTGGCTAGCGACGTGGCCGGCTGCAACGAGGCCGTAACGAACGGCTTTAACGGCCTGCTTTGCGAGGTAAAAAGCTCTGCGGATCTAGCCGCAAAGATAGAAATTTTGTTAAACGACGAAAATTTGGCCGCGCAAATGGGGCGAAACGGGCGGGAGCTTGCCGTGCGTGAGTTTGACGAGCGAGCGGTCGCTAGGAAATATATAGAAATTTATAGGAAATTTATCGATGTATAG
- the pglD gene encoding UDP-N-acetylbacillosamine N-acetyltransferase: MAATKIYVYGFSGHGAVVADVARACGYGKVVFLDDSKFDGKNVLKFDPSLEKADVIVAIGDNKIRRILQERVKNAGFRVVNLIHSSSVVSSSAKIGEGAVVMPNAVINARSVIGEGAIINTGAIIEHDCEIGDFAHVSPNAALAGGVIVGAYTHVGIGSCVVQCIKIGANCIIGAGSVVVRDVPDNVVAYGNPAKVRRNLS; encoded by the coding sequence ATGGCCGCAACTAAAATTTACGTTTACGGCTTTAGCGGACACGGAGCAGTCGTAGCAGACGTGGCAAGAGCCTGCGGATACGGCAAGGTCGTGTTTTTGGATGACTCCAAATTTGACGGTAAAAACGTGCTCAAATTTGACCCGAGCCTCGAAAAAGCGGACGTGATTGTGGCTATCGGAGATAATAAAATCAGACGCATCCTGCAAGAAAGAGTAAAAAACGCCGGCTTTCGCGTAGTAAATTTAATCCATTCAAGCTCGGTAGTAAGTAGTAGCGCAAAAATAGGCGAGGGCGCGGTCGTGATGCCAAATGCCGTCATAAACGCGCGCTCTGTAATAGGCGAGGGCGCGATAATAAACACTGGCGCGATCATCGAGCATGACTGCGAGATCGGAGATTTTGCCCATGTTAGCCCAAACGCGGCGCTAGCAGGCGGCGTGATCGTGGGTGCATATACCCACGTAGGCATAGGATCTTGCGTAGTGCAGTGCATAAAAATCGGCGCAAACTGTATCATCGGAGCGGGTAGCGTCGTAGTAAGAGACGTGCCTGATAACGTCGTCGCCTACGGCAATCCTGCTAAAGTTAGGCGAAATTTAAGCTAA